In one Neobacillus sp. WH10 genomic region, the following are encoded:
- a CDS encoding response regulator transcription factor, which yields MYKVMIVEDDPKISHIIYEHLKKWKYEPFETNDFENIERQFLALKPDLVLLDINLPVYDGFYWCNKFRQFSKVPIIFISSRTENMDIVMAMNMGGDDFIQKPFSLEVLMAKCNAILRRTYTYQQEDKDYLEHKDLILNVSKGNITYRDCEIDLTKNEFQILFLLMKKKESIVTRDELMQELWESENFIDDNTLTVNIARIRKKLADMGLSDFIETKKRQGYIIP from the coding sequence ATGTACAAAGTTATGATTGTTGAAGACGATCCAAAAATTAGTCATATCATTTATGAACATCTTAAGAAGTGGAAATATGAACCATTTGAAACGAACGATTTTGAAAATATTGAACGTCAATTTCTAGCATTGAAGCCTGACCTGGTTCTTCTTGATATTAATCTTCCAGTCTATGACGGATTTTATTGGTGTAATAAGTTCCGTCAGTTCTCAAAGGTACCAATTATCTTCATCTCTTCTCGAACGGAAAATATGGATATTGTCATGGCAATGAACATGGGAGGAGATGATTTTATCCAAAAGCCGTTCTCCCTAGAGGTGCTAATGGCTAAGTGTAATGCCATTTTAAGGAGAACATATACATATCAACAAGAGGACAAAGATTATCTTGAACACAAAGACTTAATCCTAAATGTGAGTAAGGGGAACATCACCTATCGTGACTGCGAGATTGATTTAACGAAGAATGAATTTCAGATCCTTTTTTTACTAATGAAAAAGAAAGAATCAATTGTTACCCGGGATGAATTGATGCAGGAGCTGTGGGAAAGTGAGAATTTTATCGATGATAATACTTTAACTGTAAATATTGCCCGCATTAGAAAAAAATTAGCGGACATGGGGCTCAGTGATTTTATCGAAACGAAAAAACGACAAGGATACATCATACCATGA